The Desulfovibrio subterraneus genome has a segment encoding these proteins:
- a CDS encoding alanine/glycine:cation symporter family protein has product MDLLQLLDRIDSFVWGPPLLTLLVGTGVYLTLRLGVLQVVRLPLALKYVFRPEKNPNPAAQGDVSPFAALCTALSATIGTGNIVGVATAIKAGGPGAMFWMWVAAFFGMATKYAESLLAVKYRTVDANGQMSGGPMYYLERGLNNKFLARMFAVFGIGVAFLGIGTFPQVNAIVDATAGSFGVPKLATAAVLTLLVAAVTLGGIKRISETAKLVVPFAAVFYILASLLVLVLNASQIPATVSLIVESAFSPEAAFGGTLGITMMMAMRNGVARGVFSNESGLGSAPIAAAAARTDSCVRQGLIAMTGTFFDTIVICSMTGLVLVMTGVWTNPDLAGAAMTNEAFNLGLGTQLGQYAVTIGLIFFAFTTILGWNYYGERCTEYLVGVKGILPFKSVYILLVAGGAFIKLETIWLLADIVNGLMAIPNLVGLLGLSGVVIAETKAYFAELRQENTSEPVLAAD; this is encoded by the coding sequence ATGGACTTGCTGCAACTTCTTGATCGTATTGATTCTTTTGTTTGGGGACCTCCGCTGCTTACGCTGCTTGTGGGAACGGGTGTGTATCTCACCCTGCGCCTTGGCGTGCTGCAGGTCGTAAGGCTGCCTCTGGCCCTCAAATACGTCTTTCGTCCGGAAAAGAATCCCAATCCTGCTGCGCAGGGTGACGTGTCTCCCTTTGCCGCGCTGTGCACGGCGCTTTCCGCCACCATCGGCACCGGTAACATCGTGGGGGTTGCCACGGCCATCAAGGCCGGTGGTCCCGGTGCTATGTTCTGGATGTGGGTTGCCGCCTTCTTCGGCATGGCAACCAAATATGCCGAATCGCTGCTGGCCGTGAAATACCGCACCGTGGACGCCAACGGGCAGATGTCCGGCGGCCCCATGTACTATCTTGAGCGTGGCCTGAACAACAAGTTCCTTGCCCGCATGTTTGCCGTGTTCGGCATCGGCGTGGCCTTTCTGGGCATAGGCACCTTCCCGCAGGTCAACGCCATCGTGGACGCCACTGCCGGTTCCTTCGGCGTACCGAAACTGGCCACTGCCGCCGTGCTGACGCTGCTCGTGGCTGCGGTTACGCTGGGCGGCATCAAGCGTATATCGGAAACCGCCAAGCTCGTGGTGCCGTTTGCGGCCGTGTTTTACATCCTGGCTTCTCTGCTGGTGCTGGTGCTTAATGCCAGCCAGATTCCTGCGACCGTGTCGCTGATTGTGGAATCCGCATTCTCTCCCGAAGCGGCTTTTGGCGGTACACTGGGCATCACCATGATGATGGCCATGCGCAACGGCGTTGCGCGCGGAGTGTTCTCCAACGAATCCGGTCTTGGCAGCGCACCCATTGCCGCAGCCGCGGCCCGCACCGATTCGTGTGTGCGTCAGGGGCTTATCGCCATGACGGGAACCTTCTTCGACACCATCGTCATCTGCTCCATGACAGGTCTTGTGCTGGTTATGACCGGCGTGTGGACCAATCCCGATCTGGCCGGTGCCGCCATGACCAACGAGGCCTTCAATCTGGGGCTCGGCACTCAGCTCGGGCAATATGCCGTGACCATCGGCCTGATCTTCTTTGCCTTCACCACCATTCTCGGCTGGAACTACTATGGTGAGCGCTGCACGGAATACCTTGTGGGCGTGAAGGGCATTCTGCCGTTCAAGAGCGTCTACATCCTGCTGGTGGCCGGTGGCGCTTTCATCAAGCTGGAAACCATCTGGCTGCTGGCCGATATCGTGAACGGCCTGATGGCCATTCCCAACCTCGTGGGCCTGCTTGGTCTTTCCGGTGTGGTTATTGCCGAGACCAAGGCCTATTTTGCCGAACTGCGGCAGGAGAATACATCCGAGCCGGTACTGGCTGCGGACTAG
- a CDS encoding glycosyltransferase, whose protein sequence is MPQTTTSPLNVLHITASSKIGGGPEHIWQLVHNTENTIRSFIAAPDRRPYGDRFTALVGKERLLTIPQRSFSLSAWWELVRFIKRNQIDIIHSHGKGAGLYARLAAFVTGTCSVHTFHGIHLPVNPLLRIAYTNLERLLCAISKTCITVSAGEATLATKLRFCPHKLKTILNGVEVGEVTPERVPSMPFKIVHVSRFDPVKGSKWLLQLAKAMDDTGILKQCRFVLVGDGEERAAMEQEAQQAGLSQAFEFVGMQPSVIPYFDHAGCLISTSLREGLPLAVLEAQAAGVPCIVTNVVGNAEAIEDGKTGFLYPLHDEKAATRCIAGLINNQALWSSMCANAHRRALEHFSSKQMSANTLSVYFELMQTTR, encoded by the coding sequence ATGCCGCAGACAACAACCTCCCCCCTCAACGTATTGCACATTACCGCCTCTTCAAAAATCGGGGGAGGTCCTGAACATATATGGCAGCTGGTTCACAATACTGAAAACACCATCCGTTCCTTTATCGCTGCCCCCGACCGCAGACCCTACGGTGACAGATTTACTGCACTTGTCGGCAAAGAGCGGCTCCTGACTATTCCGCAGCGCTCGTTCTCACTGTCAGCATGGTGGGAGCTTGTCCGTTTCATAAAACGTAATCAGATAGACATTATTCATTCACATGGAAAGGGTGCCGGTTTATACGCACGCCTTGCGGCTTTTGTTACCGGAACATGCAGCGTTCACACGTTTCACGGTATTCATCTCCCAGTCAATCCACTCTTGAGGATAGCCTACACAAATCTGGAAAGACTGTTGTGTGCAATAAGCAAAACATGCATTACCGTTTCTGCTGGCGAAGCCACGCTCGCCACAAAGCTCCGTTTTTGCCCACACAAACTCAAGACTATCCTTAACGGAGTAGAGGTAGGAGAAGTTACTCCTGAGCGGGTCCCTTCTATGCCTTTCAAAATCGTCCATGTAAGCCGCTTTGACCCGGTCAAAGGGAGCAAGTGGCTCTTGCAACTTGCCAAAGCAATGGATGATACAGGCATCCTGAAGCAATGCCGCTTTGTCCTGGTAGGTGATGGAGAAGAACGCGCAGCAATGGAGCAGGAAGCGCAGCAGGCAGGATTATCTCAGGCATTCGAGTTTGTCGGAATGCAACCTTCCGTCATTCCATATTTTGATCACGCGGGCTGCCTTATCTCCACATCGCTCAGAGAAGGGTTACCCCTTGCAGTGCTGGAAGCGCAGGCCGCGGGAGTACCCTGTATTGTAACCAACGTTGTTGGCAATGCAGAAGCTATTGAAGATGGCAAGACTGGCTTCCTTTACCCGCTTCACGACGAAAAGGCGGCCACCCGGTGCATAGCCGGATTGATAAACAACCAGGCCTTGTGGTCCAGCATGTGTGCCAATGCCCACCGCAGGGCCCTTGAACACTTCAGCAGCAAGCAGATGTCTGCAAACACCCTGTCAGTATACTTCGAACTCATGCAGACAACACGCTGA
- a CDS encoding SAM-dependent methyltransferase: MHTPFTDNYDKQFLLDTMMGPNAMRITEELTTFIPLTKGMRVLDLGCGMGISSILLAEKYGVTVYAADLWVSPTDNHLRFSSQGLSDKIIPLSVDVTKGLPFAQGYFDAVISIDAYHYFGCNEDMLPYLLQFVKKNGHIGIAVCGVQDTFPQDSIPEEMQPYWQPDMNFYPPSWWRALWSREPNLCLQHCRAMDCERQAWSEWLQSPNPYAQRDIPMMEAEGGKYFSLTQLTGQKA; encoded by the coding sequence ATGCATACCCCTTTTACAGACAACTATGACAAACAATTCCTGCTCGACACCATGATGGGCCCCAATGCCATGCGCATCACCGAAGAACTGACCACCTTCATTCCCCTGACCAAGGGCATGCGGGTGCTCGATCTGGGGTGTGGCATGGGCATATCTTCCATCCTGCTGGCAGAGAAATATGGCGTTACCGTCTATGCAGCCGACCTGTGGGTATCCCCCACTGACAACCATCTGCGCTTTAGCTCGCAGGGGCTGTCGGACAAGATAATTCCGCTTTCCGTCGATGTGACCAAAGGACTTCCATTCGCGCAAGGCTACTTTGACGCCGTCATCTCGATTGACGCGTACCACTACTTTGGCTGCAATGAAGACATGCTACCGTATCTGCTGCAGTTTGTGAAAAAGAACGGCCATATAGGCATTGCCGTCTGCGGCGTGCAGGATACGTTTCCGCAGGACAGCATCCCGGAGGAAATGCAGCCGTACTGGCAACCGGACATGAACTTCTACCCGCCTTCATGGTGGCGGGCACTGTGGAGCAGGGAACCAAACCTGTGCCTGCAGCATTGCCGGGCTATGGATTGCGAACGGCAAGCATGGAGCGAATGGCTGCAAAGCCCCAATCCCTATGCTCAACGTGATATTCCCATGATGGAAGCCGAGGGCGGCAAGTACTTCTCACTCACACAGCTGACCGGGCAAAAAGCCTAA
- a CDS encoding CD3324 family protein, with the protein MGYRNANSVLPQHLLIAIQQYIDGECLYIPRKEEHRKLWGESTQSRQRLTERNHEIAARRRAGCPVTTLADDYFLSVKAVYKILSAMNNG; encoded by the coding sequence ATGGGCTACAGAAATGCAAACTCGGTGCTACCGCAGCATTTGCTGATCGCCATACAGCAGTATATCGACGGTGAATGCCTGTATATTCCCCGCAAGGAAGAACACAGAAAACTGTGGGGAGAAAGCACGCAAAGCAGGCAGCGTCTTACCGAACGCAACCACGAGATCGCAGCACGGCGCAGGGCAGGCTGCCCTGTCACCACATTGGCGGACGACTATTTCCTGTCCGTCAAGGCTGTGTACAAGATACTCTCTGCCATGAACAACGGCTGA
- the wbaP gene encoding undecaprenyl-phosphate galactose phosphotransferase WbaP codes for MNGIVEDARRTRRNMGLRMALVDVTTLFAVITTVTLLRFVFGGEFSLATYAALLPIMALFPMVFAVADLYPGTLMPPHEELKKFCITVTACFLLLGTFTFFSRGAETYSRLVFFFSWLLSMMLIPAVRARMRGKLVLRDKWGVPAIIFGTGAASSIMARNTRLRPRIGLKVVGIVSNSIAKGETFESLPVLGSMAEVEAIAAAYPGSYAIVPEEPDQSANKDLIARLDRHFPRIIMLPNADALSKRWATARDIGGLVGLEMRQNLLDGNRLLIKRSLDFCAALFGVLALSPFFLVMAIWIKLDSKGPIFFGHTRIGRDGRPIKVWKFRTMAHNSKEILERLLAEDEDSRREWEETQKLRNDPRVTRAGKFLRKTSLDELPQLWNVVCGDLSLVGPRPIVEDEKTRYKDSFTLYSRIRPGITGLWQISGRNLTSYDERIDLDSYYVRNWSIWFDIYILAKTIPVVLTGHGAF; via the coding sequence ATGAACGGAATAGTTGAAGACGCCAGAAGAACCCGCAGGAATATGGGCCTTCGTATGGCCTTGGTTGATGTGACTACCCTTTTTGCCGTAATTACCACAGTCACGCTGTTACGCTTTGTCTTCGGCGGAGAATTTTCGCTGGCCACATATGCGGCACTGCTTCCGATTATGGCTCTTTTCCCTATGGTCTTCGCAGTGGCAGACCTGTATCCCGGTACCCTGATGCCGCCACACGAAGAACTCAAAAAATTCTGTATTACTGTCACGGCCTGTTTTCTGCTCCTCGGTACCTTCACCTTTTTCTCACGCGGAGCCGAAACATACTCCCGTCTGGTTTTCTTCTTCTCATGGCTGCTTTCCATGATGCTCATCCCAGCAGTACGCGCGCGAATGCGCGGTAAACTTGTACTCCGCGACAAGTGGGGAGTTCCGGCCATCATATTTGGCACCGGAGCAGCATCCAGCATCATGGCGCGCAACACCCGCTTACGCCCGCGCATCGGCCTCAAGGTCGTAGGCATTGTCTCCAACTCCATCGCAAAGGGAGAGACCTTCGAATCTCTGCCCGTGCTCGGCAGCATGGCTGAAGTAGAAGCCATTGCGGCAGCCTATCCCGGCAGCTATGCCATTGTTCCTGAAGAACCGGACCAAAGTGCCAACAAGGACCTTATCGCCCGTCTGGACAGACATTTCCCCCGCATCATCATGCTGCCTAATGCAGATGCCCTGAGCAAACGCTGGGCAACCGCCAGAGATATCGGCGGCCTGGTGGGTCTTGAGATGCGCCAGAACCTTCTGGACGGCAACCGGCTGCTCATAAAACGATCTTTGGATTTTTGCGCCGCCCTTTTCGGTGTTCTTGCCCTGTCTCCCTTCTTTCTTGTTATGGCCATATGGATCAAGCTCGACAGCAAGGGACCGATCTTCTTCGGTCACACCCGCATAGGCAGAGACGGGCGCCCCATCAAGGTCTGGAAGTTCCGCACCATGGCCCACAACAGCAAGGAAATATTGGAACGCCTGCTCGCAGAGGACGAAGACAGCCGCAGGGAATGGGAAGAAACGCAGAAGCTCCGCAACGATCCCAGGGTAACCAGAGCGGGTAAGTTTCTTCGTAAAACCAGCCTTGATGAGCTGCCGCAGCTCTGGAACGTGGTATGCGGCGATCTGAGCCTTGTGGGTCCACGCCCCATCGTTGAAGATGAAAAAACCCGCTACAAGGACTCGTTTACCTTGTATTCCCGCATTCGTCCCGGCATAACGGGCCTGTGGCAGATCTCCGGCCGCAACCTGACATCGTATGACGAGCGCATCGACCTTGACTCCTACTACGTACGCAACTGGTCCATCTGGTTCGACATCTACATACTGGCCAAGACAATCCCTGTGGTACTGACAGGACACGGGGCCTTTTAG
- a CDS encoding O-antigen ligase family protein, whose translation MISTLKTYYTRYTPQQRGAFILALMRYVFLACWLLYPFGKAFQVAGGTICLILLPFYYLNDYAGSNLKKVPGKWLFGLFFLFIFLNTALSGWPAHSFSYLRPTLNESWPMLFAGLEVIRSRKDMLLLGLAFFGAAFGEGLAGIWQYVTGFDLITGDPLMTGRLTGSFGSYRVGNYIAITILPACLAYYAMPSHWSAFRRLGLIALGLIPPLFLLVGAQARTGILGLAAGAVLIVTIRQYRKWYILPIGIILVVLAIIFGPSRISLETAMQDARWELWGTAIEIFKQNPIWGAGASTFKPAYLEMGIELVRNSNKIPHPHGAFIQLLADGGITGFAIACSFLLGYWGWCALRIIKGLMYCRSAREWHYAAFIWGGYSCYLGTAVFGHNFYRTWWLAMGMALLGASIAACLAASAHEQIDSTA comes from the coding sequence ATGATAAGCACACTCAAAACTTACTATACGCGATATACCCCTCAACAGAGAGGGGCCTTCATTCTGGCGCTCATGCGCTACGTCTTTCTTGCCTGCTGGCTGCTGTATCCCTTCGGCAAGGCCTTTCAGGTTGCAGGGGGAACCATCTGCCTTATCCTGCTCCCCTTCTACTACCTGAACGACTATGCCGGTTCGAACCTTAAAAAGGTTCCGGGTAAATGGCTTTTCGGCCTGTTCTTCCTATTCATATTTCTGAACACGGCCCTTTCCGGGTGGCCGGCACACAGTTTTTCCTACCTGCGTCCCACGCTGAACGAAAGCTGGCCCATGCTCTTTGCAGGGCTTGAGGTCATCAGAAGTCGCAAGGACATGCTGCTTCTGGGACTCGCCTTCTTCGGTGCAGCCTTCGGCGAAGGACTCGCGGGAATCTGGCAATATGTTACCGGCTTTGACCTCATAACCGGTGACCCGCTCATGACGGGCAGACTTACCGGATCCTTCGGCTCCTATCGGGTAGGGAACTATATTGCCATAACCATCCTGCCGGCGTGCCTTGCATATTATGCAATGCCCTCTCACTGGTCTGCGTTCAGGAGATTGGGGCTTATTGCTCTTGGTCTCATTCCTCCACTGTTTCTGCTCGTTGGTGCGCAGGCCCGAACCGGAATACTGGGCCTTGCTGCGGGAGCCGTACTTATCGTGACCATTCGCCAATATCGCAAATGGTACATTCTTCCGATTGGCATCATTCTGGTTGTTCTTGCCATCATATTTGGCCCCAGCCGCATATCACTGGAAACAGCCATGCAGGATGCCCGATGGGAGCTTTGGGGCACCGCCATTGAGATTTTCAAACAGAATCCCATATGGGGAGCAGGAGCCAGCACCTTCAAGCCGGCATATTTAGAGATGGGCATTGAACTGGTACGAAACAGCAACAAAATTCCCCACCCCCACGGGGCTTTCATTCAGTTGCTAGCGGACGGCGGCATTACAGGCTTTGCAATTGCCTGCAGCTTTCTCCTCGGCTACTGGGGCTGGTGTGCCTTGCGCATCATCAAAGGGCTGATGTATTGCCGCTCCGCACGGGAATGGCATTATGCAGCCTTCATATGGGGCGGCTATTCCTGCTACCTGGGAACAGCGGTTTTCGGCCACAATTTCTACCGCACATGGTGGCTTGCTATGGGCATGGCTCTACTGGGGGCATCAATTGCAGCCTGCCTTGCCGCCTCAGCTCATGAGCAGATTGACAGCACAGCCTAA
- a CDS encoding glycosyltransferase, giving the protein MKTAIVHYWLCNRRGGERVLEALCELFPQADIFTHVYDPEQLDSPIIQRHNVHTTFVNRLPFAKTKYQWYLPLMPLALEQLDLRDYKLILSSESGPAKGVLVSPNSRHVCYCHSPMRYVWDMQPEYFANASIVKKVLAAPLLHYLRMWDASTANRVDSFVANSSCIQRRIELCYRRESTVIHPPVDVNDFDPTRSRDDFYLLAGELVPYKKPELAVAACNALGKKLVVIGGGPMVESIRSMAGPTVQVMGRQPFSVLKDHLARCKALLFPGMEDFGILPVEAMASGAPVIAYGNGGILDSTVPDKTAIYFAEQTSQSLEEAIRLFEAKGVRWTAQEIAAHTQRFSRQRFITEMDTHIRSVL; this is encoded by the coding sequence ATGAAAACAGCAATCGTCCACTACTGGCTGTGCAACCGCAGAGGCGGAGAACGGGTGCTTGAAGCGCTTTGCGAACTCTTTCCGCAAGCGGACATATTCACCCATGTCTACGATCCGGAACAGCTCGATTCGCCCATCATACAACGCCACAATGTCCACACCACCTTCGTGAACAGGCTGCCCTTCGCCAAAACGAAGTATCAGTGGTACCTGCCGCTCATGCCCCTTGCGCTGGAGCAGCTCGACCTGCGGGACTACAAACTCATACTCTCCAGCGAATCCGGCCCCGCCAAGGGCGTGCTCGTTTCACCCAACTCCCGACACGTCTGCTACTGTCACTCCCCCATGCGCTATGTATGGGACATGCAGCCCGAATATTTTGCCAACGCTTCCATTGTGAAGAAAGTGCTGGCCGCGCCGCTGCTGCATTACCTGCGCATGTGGGATGCAAGCACGGCCAACAGGGTTGACTCCTTCGTGGCCAATTCGTCCTGCATCCAGCGCCGCATTGAGCTTTGCTACCGCCGCGAATCAACTGTCATACACCCTCCCGTGGATGTGAACGATTTCGATCCGACCCGGTCCCGCGACGATTTTTACCTTCTTGCGGGTGAATTGGTCCCCTACAAAAAGCCGGAACTTGCCGTTGCCGCGTGCAACGCGCTGGGCAAAAAGCTGGTGGTCATCGGCGGCGGCCCCATGGTAGAGAGCATTCGCAGCATGGCAGGCCCGACAGTGCAGGTCATGGGAAGACAGCCCTTCTCCGTTCTCAAGGATCACCTTGCCCGCTGCAAAGCCCTGCTTTTTCCGGGAATGGAAGACTTCGGCATACTGCCGGTCGAGGCCATGGCTTCCGGTGCGCCTGTCATTGCCTACGGCAACGGCGGCATTCTGGATTCAACAGTGCCGGACAAGACGGCCATCTACTTTGCCGAACAGACAAGCCAGAGCCTTGAAGAGGCCATCAGACTGTTCGAGGCAAAAGGGGTGCGTTGGACCGCGCAGGAAATTGCTGCGCACACACAACGTTTTTCCAGACAGCGGTTCATCACAGAAATGGACACGCATATACGGTCGGTACTGTAG
- a CDS encoding DNA-3-methyladenine glycosylase I, producing the protein MPDQNRCPWAEASPLETRYHDEEWGVPVRDDNTHFEFLILEGAQAGLSWHTILQRREGYREAFLHFDPVAVGKLTEADAERLMQDTRIIRNRLKIAATINNALRFQEVQAAFGSFTDYFWGFVDGRSVQNEWQRLEQVPASTPLSDTIAKDLKKRGFKFVGTTTMYAHLQATGLVNDHLTSCFRYDYIRSLG; encoded by the coding sequence ATGCCCGATCAGAACAGGTGCCCGTGGGCCGAAGCCAGCCCGCTGGAAACTCGATACCATGACGAGGAGTGGGGCGTTCCCGTACGTGACGACAATACCCATTTCGAGTTCCTCATTCTGGAAGGGGCACAGGCAGGGCTGAGCTGGCACACCATTCTGCAGCGCCGCGAAGGGTACCGTGAGGCCTTCCTGCACTTTGACCCTGTCGCCGTGGGCAAGCTCACCGAGGCCGATGCGGAACGGCTGATGCAGGATACGCGCATTATCCGTAATCGCCTCAAAATCGCCGCAACCATCAACAATGCACTGCGGTTTCAGGAAGTTCAGGCCGCCTTTGGCTCCTTCACCGACTACTTCTGGGGATTCGTGGACGGCCGGTCGGTGCAGAATGAATGGCAGCGTCTGGAGCAGGTGCCCGCCTCCACCCCGCTGTCGGATACCATTGCCAAAGATCTGAAGAAACGCGGCTTCAAGTTCGTGGGAACAACCACCATGTATGCGCACCTGCAGGCGACAGGCCTCGTCAACGACCACCTGACAAGCTGCTTCCGGTACGACTACATACGCAGCCTCGGATAG
- a CDS encoding methyl-accepting chemotaxis protein — translation MNRSLKFKIIAGLLTVVVLILAGIFITVGITVSNQSNRASHESVKGELGQVDTAISLFMDESKRNANMLASFPIAMRIDEVTTSHVNTTASRAAKPDQDDTVGQEIVKLFSAVQRSHPAYVEVFLGTENGAFVSALVDSAMPAGYDPRKRPWYKEALQTPDSAAASKAYKSTTGEAVTSVMRVVKRNGEIIGCVGVDISLKQLTDLVNSIRLGETGYMVLIQDDGVILADPKHSDYNFKQVGEISSPHLDELFKKGSGYADVTVDGKEYLGVIVTSPHTKWKLVGLKEKAEIMVPVYDTLTKLVYIGCASLLLITLFIWFFIEFTTLRPLGAVVGFLNDISAGRYDKQLAPRSMDEMGQIYASLNSMALKLSENMREITRKTDEAEDKARTAESATQQAKEALEKAQKARAEGMLHAAGQLEAVVAAISHATSEISNKTSGIRQGTETQRDRIQTTATAMEEMNATVLEVAQNASNAADKGSTVRDRAQEGAKIVDQSIKAMNSTQQQAEALNADMAQLDEQAKAIGNIMTVISDIADQTNLLALNAAIEAARAGEAGRGFAVVADEVRKLAEKTMHATQEVGSSIQSIQRVAANNVSAMKAAVKDLEHATSLANTSGTTLSQIVSGTEESAGQIQSIATAAEEQSAASEEITHAIEEINSIAMDTAASVEEATDALQELSGQTEQLVKLIRDLKKEGGM, via the coding sequence ATGAACCGGTCGTTGAAATTCAAGATCATAGCAGGCCTGCTGACGGTGGTGGTGCTGATTCTGGCAGGAATCTTCATCACGGTAGGCATCACTGTCAGCAACCAGTCCAACCGGGCAAGCCATGAGTCTGTCAAGGGCGAGCTGGGACAGGTTGATACTGCCATCAGCCTCTTCATGGATGAGAGCAAGCGAAACGCCAACATGCTTGCGTCTTTCCCCATTGCCATGCGCATAGACGAGGTGACCACCTCGCATGTGAACACCACGGCATCGCGCGCCGCCAAGCCTGACCAGGACGACACTGTGGGGCAGGAAATTGTCAAACTTTTCTCTGCGGTTCAACGCTCGCACCCCGCCTATGTAGAAGTGTTTCTGGGTACTGAAAACGGCGCCTTCGTAAGTGCTCTTGTCGACAGTGCAATGCCCGCAGGCTACGACCCGCGCAAGCGCCCGTGGTACAAAGAAGCCTTGCAGACGCCCGACAGCGCAGCCGCATCCAAGGCATACAAGTCCACCACCGGAGAGGCTGTCACCAGCGTCATGCGTGTGGTAAAGCGCAATGGTGAAATCATAGGCTGTGTAGGGGTGGATATATCCCTGAAGCAGCTGACCGACCTCGTGAACTCCATCCGTCTGGGTGAAACGGGCTACATGGTGCTCATTCAGGATGACGGTGTCATTCTGGCCGATCCCAAACACTCCGATTACAACTTCAAGCAGGTTGGCGAGATTTCCAGCCCCCACCTTGATGAGCTCTTCAAAAAAGGCAGCGGCTATGCGGATGTGACGGTCGACGGCAAGGAATACCTCGGCGTCATCGTCACCTCTCCCCACACCAAGTGGAAGCTGGTAGGCCTGAAGGAAAAGGCCGAGATCATGGTGCCCGTGTACGACACCCTGACCAAGCTCGTCTACATCGGGTGTGCCAGCCTGCTGCTCATTACTCTTTTCATCTGGTTCTTCATTGAGTTCACCACGCTGCGCCCGCTCGGTGCTGTTGTGGGCTTCCTCAACGACATCTCCGCCGGACGCTACGACAAACAGCTTGCCCCGCGCAGTATGGATGAGATGGGGCAGATTTACGCCTCGCTGAACAGCATGGCCCTGAAGTTGTCTGAAAATATGCGGGAAATCACCCGGAAGACCGATGAGGCCGAAGACAAGGCAAGAACTGCGGAATCTGCCACACAGCAGGCGAAGGAAGCGCTTGAAAAGGCCCAGAAGGCCCGCGCGGAAGGCATGTTGCATGCGGCAGGCCAGCTGGAAGCCGTTGTCGCCGCCATTTCACACGCAACATCGGAAATTTCCAACAAAACTTCCGGCATACGTCAGGGAACGGAAACCCAGCGCGACCGCATCCAGACCACGGCAACCGCCATGGAAGAAATGAACGCCACCGTGCTGGAAGTTGCCCAGAACGCGAGCAACGCGGCCGACAAGGGTTCCACTGTACGCGACAGGGCGCAGGAAGGTGCCAAGATCGTGGATCAGTCCATCAAGGCCATGAACTCGACCCAGCAGCAGGCCGAGGCGCTGAACGCCGACATGGCGCAGCTGGATGAGCAGGCCAAGGCCATCGGCAATATCATGACCGTGATTTCCGACATCGCCGACCAGACCAACCTGCTTGCCCTGAACGCCGCCATTGAAGCTGCCCGTGCGGGCGAAGCCGGGCGAGGCTTTGCGGTCGTTGCAGACGAAGTGCGCAAGCTGGCTGAAAAGACCATGCACGCCACGCAGGAAGTGGGCTCTTCCATCCAGTCCATCCAGCGTGTGGCCGCCAACAACGTCTCTGCCATGAAGGCTGCGGTGAAGGACCTTGAGCACGCGACCTCGCTTGCCAATACCTCCGGCACCACCCTTTCGCAGATCGTGAGCGGAACCGAGGAATCGGCCGGACAGATTCAGTCCATCGCCACCGCGGCGGAAGAACAGTCCGCAGCTTCCGAGGAAATCACCCACGCCATTGAAGAGATCAACAGTATTGCCATGGACACCGCCGCAAGTGTTGAAGAAGCAACCGACGCCCTTCAGGAGCTTTCCGGCCAAACCGAGCAACTTGTGAAACTCATCAGGGACCTCAAGAAGGAAGGCGGCATGTAG
- a CDS encoding nitroreductase family protein — MLQFTINEEACVRCGECVKDCPMGIIGMRDDVPFILPEKEEACLRCQHCLTVCPTAALSILGKNPADSLPLRGNMPTPDQMETLLRGRRSVRRYKQKNVDRDVLTRLMDITRSAPTGKNNLRLHFLLIDDMAVMDSIRSEVYEGILQRMAAEGLPEGMEFFGTLAKLWGRGMDIVFRGAPHLLWVTAPEDSPCPESDPYIALSYFELMAASFGLGTVWCGFAKWAFSSVLPHMKARLGVPENHTNGYVMMFGHPDVRYHRTVQRTEQTLHVVTL; from the coding sequence ATGTTACAGTTCACCATCAACGAAGAAGCGTGCGTACGCTGCGGAGAATGTGTCAAAGACTGCCCCATGGGCATAATCGGCATGCGCGACGACGTTCCCTTCATCCTTCCCGAAAAGGAAGAGGCATGTCTGCGGTGCCAGCACTGCCTGACAGTCTGTCCCACTGCTGCGCTGTCTATCCTCGGCAAGAACCCTGCCGACAGCCTGCCGCTCAGAGGCAACATGCCCACCCCCGATCAGATGGAAACCCTGCTCAGAGGGCGGCGTTCCGTTCGTCGGTACAAGCAGAAAAACGTGGACAGGGACGTGCTCACACGCCTCATGGATATCACCAGAAGCGCTCCCACCGGCAAGAACAACCTTCGCCTGCACTTTCTGCTGATCGACGACATGGCAGTCATGGACAGCATCAGAAGTGAGGTTTACGAAGGTATTCTTCAGCGCATGGCGGCCGAAGGCCTTCCTGAAGGCATGGAGTTTTTCGGCACCCTGGCAAAGCTCTGGGGCAGAGGCATGGATATCGTCTTCCGGGGCGCACCGCATCTGCTCTGGGTAACCGCGCCTGAAGATTCTCCCTGCCCTGAATCCGACCCCTACATCGCACTCAGCTATTTTGAACTCATGGCAGCCTCGTTCGGGCTGGGAACAGTCTGGTGCGGCTTTGCCAAATGGGCCTTCTCTTCCGTTCTTCCCCACATGAAAGCCAGACTGGGCGTACCCGAGAACCATACGAACGGATATGTCATGATGTTCGGTCATCCCGACGTCAGATATCACCGCACTGTTCAGCGGACCGAGCAGACGCTGCACGTCGTAACGCTGTAA